In Phaeobacter gallaeciensis DSM 26640, a genomic segment contains:
- a CDS encoding alpha/beta fold hydrolase translates to MLNTIRHGAPTDKPTLMIAHGLYGSARNWGAIAKRICDDREVIAIDMRNHGNSPWTETHSYRDLADDLAEVIQSHGAPVDLIGHSMGGKAAMTLALTHPQTLRRLLVADIAPVAYKHSQIQYIHAMRQVDLAKVERRSDAEAQLADLGVEKALQSFFTQSLDLPNGRWRLNLDTLERDMPHIMGFPEIEAQWDGSTLFLSGAASDYVLPEHRPLIKARFSRSHFAKLPDCGHWLHAENPRAFVATARGFFDA, encoded by the coding sequence ATGCTGAACACGATCCGCCATGGCGCCCCGACCGACAAGCCCACCTTGATGATCGCGCATGGGCTCTACGGCTCTGCCCGCAATTGGGGCGCAATTGCCAAGCGGATTTGCGATGACCGTGAGGTCATCGCAATCGATATGCGCAACCATGGCAACAGCCCCTGGACCGAAACACATAGCTACCGCGATCTGGCTGATGATCTGGCCGAGGTGATCCAGTCCCATGGTGCCCCCGTCGATCTGATCGGTCATTCGATGGGCGGTAAAGCGGCGATGACGCTGGCCCTCACTCACCCCCAAACGCTGCGCCGTCTGCTAGTCGCTGATATCGCACCGGTGGCCTACAAGCACAGCCAGATCCAGTACATCCACGCGATGCGTCAGGTTGATCTTGCCAAGGTCGAACGCCGCTCGGACGCTGAAGCGCAGTTGGCCGACCTCGGTGTCGAGAAAGCCCTACAGAGTTTCTTCACGCAGTCCCTTGACCTGCCCAACGGACGCTGGCGCCTGAACTTGGACACTCTGGAACGCGACATGCCCCACATCATGGGCTTTCCCGAGATCGAAGCGCAATGGGACGGCAGCACACTGTTTCTGTCCGGCGCGGCATCGGATTATGTCCTGCCGGAGCATCGCCCCCTGATCAAGGCGCGGTTCAGCCGGTCACATTTTGCCAAACTTCCCGATTGCGGACATTGGCTACATGCCGAAAACCCGCGCGCCTTTGTGGCGACGGCCCGAGGGTTCTTCGACGCCTGA
- a CDS encoding NAD kinase — translation MTMRIAFLASRAPVAQSAQTEMVRRYGNVPKEEADVIVALGGDGFMLDTLHETIDLPAPVYGMNRGTIGFLMNEFSASGLLARLEAAEEEIINPLSMVAMDGEGRSHRALAINEVSLLRAGPQAAKLKISVDGRQRMAELVCDGALVSTPAGSTAYNYSAHGPILPIGSDVLALTAIAAFRPRRWRGALLPSNAIVRFDVLEPEKRPVMADADSVSFANIRWVEIATQTKIRHKILFDPGHGLEERLISEQFT, via the coding sequence ATGACCATGAGAATCGCCTTTCTGGCCAGCCGGGCTCCGGTGGCGCAGTCAGCACAGACCGAGATGGTAAGACGGTACGGCAATGTGCCAAAGGAAGAGGCGGATGTGATTGTCGCCCTAGGCGGTGATGGCTTCATGCTGGACACCCTGCATGAAACGATTGATCTGCCAGCCCCGGTCTATGGCATGAACCGGGGCACGATTGGTTTCTTGATGAATGAATTTAGTGCAAGCGGGCTGCTGGCGCGGCTTGAGGCCGCCGAAGAAGAGATCATCAACCCTCTGTCCATGGTGGCCATGGATGGTGAGGGGCGCAGCCACCGGGCGCTCGCCATCAACGAAGTGTCCTTGCTGCGGGCTGGACCGCAGGCGGCGAAGCTGAAAATCTCTGTCGACGGGCGGCAACGTATGGCGGAGCTGGTCTGTGATGGGGCGCTGGTCTCAACACCTGCGGGGTCCACCGCCTATAACTATTCCGCCCATGGGCCGATCCTGCCGATCGGATCCGACGTGCTGGCGCTGACCGCCATCGCAGCGTTCCGCCCGCGCCGTTGGCGTGGCGCGTTGTTGCCCAGCAATGCCATAGTCCGGTTTGACGTGCTGGAGCCGGAGAAGCGACCAGTGATGGCCGATGCGGACTCTGTCTCCTTTGCCAATATCCGTTGGGTGGAGATCGCAACCCAGACCAAGATCCGCCACAAGATCCTGTTTGATCCCGGCCATGGACTGGAGGAGCGGTTGATCTCGGAGCAGTTCACCTGA
- a CDS encoding methyl-accepting chemotaxis protein → MFFKRDAKKQQAESTMERSIMDMIDRTQAMIQFEPDGTILEANANFLGAVGYALNEIQGNHHSMFVDPEYASSAEYKAFWQDLASGKFFTDQFPRVTKAGQTIWIQATYAPVLDSEGQTVRVIKLATDITARQNSVTDISSGLEALSKGDLSYRVQPCELPDMQVLCEAFNNAQDTLNGAVETVKVVAEAVGSTASEISQSSSELSHRTETQAATLEETAAAIEQLTSTVRSAADGAREVENIVSNARTTAEESGEVVSSAVTAMSQIEESSGKISQIISVIDDIAFQTNLLALNAGVEAARAGEAGRGFAVVASEVRALAQRSSDAAGEIKQLINESSQYVGNGVKLVSRAGEELQKIIGSVSTISGHVSQIATGAAEQSVTLVEINTGVSQLDQVTQHNAAMVEEATAASQTLSNDANELTRQISIFKTGSGTQNIVSFGSGGTGAQGYGVRATG, encoded by the coding sequence ATGTTTTTCAAACGTGATGCAAAAAAGCAGCAAGCTGAATCGACAATGGAACGGTCGATCATGGATATGATTGATCGAACGCAGGCCATGATCCAATTCGAACCCGACGGAACGATTCTAGAAGCCAATGCAAATTTTCTGGGCGCGGTTGGCTATGCGCTGAATGAGATCCAGGGCAACCATCATTCGATGTTCGTAGACCCTGAATACGCAAGCAGCGCGGAGTATAAAGCGTTCTGGCAGGATCTTGCATCGGGGAAGTTTTTTACGGACCAGTTTCCACGTGTCACCAAGGCAGGCCAGACGATCTGGATCCAAGCGACCTATGCCCCGGTTCTGGACAGTGAGGGGCAGACCGTTCGGGTGATCAAGCTGGCAACTGATATCACGGCCCGTCAAAACAGTGTCACCGATATCTCAAGCGGGTTGGAAGCCTTGAGCAAGGGTGACCTCAGCTACCGCGTGCAACCATGCGAGCTGCCGGACATGCAGGTTCTCTGTGAAGCATTCAACAATGCGCAGGATACACTGAATGGCGCCGTTGAAACGGTGAAGGTGGTCGCCGAGGCGGTTGGCAGCACGGCATCCGAAATCAGCCAATCCTCTAGCGAGCTGTCGCATCGTACCGAAACCCAGGCCGCCACACTGGAAGAAACCGCAGCTGCAATCGAGCAGCTGACCTCAACCGTGCGCTCTGCCGCTGATGGGGCCCGCGAGGTCGAGAACATCGTCAGCAACGCGCGCACAACTGCTGAGGAAAGCGGTGAAGTTGTGAGTAGCGCGGTGACCGCCATGTCGCAGATCGAAGAATCCTCAGGCAAGATCTCGCAGATTATTTCGGTGATCGATGATATCGCCTTTCAGACCAATCTGCTGGCGTTGAACGCAGGTGTTGAGGCCGCGCGGGCAGGCGAGGCCGGACGCGGTTTTGCAGTTGTGGCCTCTGAAGTGCGCGCGTTAGCGCAGCGCTCCTCTGACGCGGCGGGTGAGATCAAGCAGTTGATCAACGAGAGTTCGCAATATGTCGGCAACGGCGTGAAACTGGTGAGCCGAGCGGGTGAGGAGCTGCAGAAAATCATTGGCAGCGTCAGCACCATTTCTGGGCATGTCAGCCAGATTGCAACCGGCGCTGCAGAACAATCTGTGACTCTGGTGGAGATCAACACCGGTGTCAGCCAGCTGGATCAGGTGACCCAACACAATGCAGCCATGGTTGAGGAAGCAACCGCGGCCAGCCAGACGCTCTCCAATGACGCCAACGAACTGACCCGCCAGATTTCCATCTTCAAGACCGGATCAGGCACCCAGAACATCGTGTCATTTGGAAGCGGCGGCACTGGAGCGCAGGGCTATGGTGTCCGTGCAACCGGCTGA
- the glyA gene encoding serine hydroxymethyltransferase has product MTETTSRDPGFFTQSLAERDPELFGSVTDELGRQRDEIELIASENIVSAAVMEAQGSVLTNKYAEGYPGRRYYGGCQYVDVAENLAIDRAKQLFGCEFANVQPNSGSQANQGVFQALIQPGDTILGMDLASGGHLTHGARPNQSGKWFNAVHYGVREDDCLIDYDQVEALAVEHQPKLIIAGGSAIPRVIDFARFRAIADKVGAYLHVDMAHFAGLVAAGEHPSPFPHAHVATTTTHKTLRGPRGGMILTNDADIAKKVNSAIFPGIQGGPLMHVIAAKAVAFGEALRPEFKDYQKQVRANAVALADQLIKGGLDIVTGGTDTHVMLVDLRPKGVTGNIVDKALGRAHITTNKNGIPFDPEKPTVTSGIRLGTPAGTTRGFGEAEFREIADLIIEVVDGLAANGEDGNAAVEASVREKVAALCARFPLYPNH; this is encoded by the coding sequence ATGACTGAGACCACCTCCCGCGACCCCGGTTTTTTCACCCAATCCCTCGCCGAGCGCGATCCGGAGCTGTTCGGCTCGGTCACGGACGAACTTGGCCGTCAGCGCGACGAGATCGAACTGATCGCATCGGAAAACATCGTCTCCGCCGCCGTGATGGAGGCGCAAGGCAGTGTTCTGACCAACAAATACGCCGAGGGCTACCCCGGTCGTCGTTACTACGGCGGCTGCCAATATGTTGATGTTGCAGAGAACCTTGCCATCGACCGTGCCAAGCAACTGTTTGGTTGTGAGTTCGCCAATGTACAGCCCAATTCCGGCTCGCAGGCGAACCAGGGTGTGTTCCAGGCGCTGATCCAGCCCGGCGACACCATCCTCGGTATGGATCTGGCCTCCGGCGGTCACCTCACTCACGGTGCGCGCCCCAACCAGTCCGGCAAATGGTTCAACGCCGTTCACTACGGTGTGCGCGAAGACGACTGCCTGATTGACTACGATCAGGTCGAGGCCCTCGCGGTCGAACATCAGCCCAAGCTGATCATCGCCGGTGGCTCCGCCATTCCGCGCGTCATCGACTTTGCTCGTTTCCGCGCAATCGCGGATAAGGTTGGCGCCTACCTGCATGTCGACATGGCCCATTTCGCTGGTCTAGTTGCTGCGGGTGAGCACCCCTCACCCTTCCCGCACGCCCATGTGGCCACCACCACCACCCATAAAACCCTGCGCGGCCCGCGCGGTGGCATGATCCTGACCAACGATGCCGATATCGCAAAGAAAGTGAACTCCGCGATCTTCCCCGGTATTCAGGGTGGCCCGCTGATGCATGTGATCGCCGCCAAGGCCGTGGCTTTTGGGGAAGCACTGCGTCCGGAGTTCAAAGACTACCAGAAGCAGGTGCGCGCCAATGCCGTGGCCCTCGCGGATCAGCTGATCAAGGGCGGTCTGGATATCGTCACCGGTGGCACCGATACCCATGTCATGCTGGTCGACCTGCGCCCCAAAGGCGTGACCGGCAACATCGTGGACAAGGCTCTGGGCCGCGCCCATATCACCACCAACAAGAACGGCATCCCGTTCGACCCGGAAAAGCCGACTGTGACCTCGGGCATCCGTCTTGGCACCCCTGCCGGCACCACCCGCGGCTTTGGAGAAGCCGAATTCCGCGAGATCGCGGATCTGATCATCGAAGTTGTCGACGGTCTGGCCGCCAATGGCGAAGATGGCAACGCTGCGGTCGAGGCTTCGGTACGTGAGAAAGTGGCCGCCCTCTGCGCCCGCTTCCCGCTTTACCCAAACCACTAA
- a CDS encoding TetR/AcrR family transcriptional regulator, which produces MASKAEIRKQELREKLVAAAEIRIRRDGAGALRARDLATDAGCAVGAIYNAFEDMNAIVMAVNGQTFQALGQAVRQSLDGAEGAAPTERLILMSNAYLGFAAENTRLWRALFDVQAEEEAVPDWYRAALENLFSNIAAPVAEIFPDKTPQDLALMVRALFSAVHGIVLLGLENRISGVPTDQIEKMISEVLSRLK; this is translated from the coding sequence ATGGCAAGTAAGGCCGAAATCCGCAAGCAAGAGTTGCGTGAAAAACTGGTGGCAGCAGCTGAGATCCGTATTCGCCGTGATGGGGCAGGGGCGCTGCGTGCACGCGATCTGGCGACGGATGCGGGGTGCGCGGTGGGTGCTATCTACAATGCCTTTGAAGATATGAATGCCATTGTGATGGCGGTGAACGGGCAGACTTTTCAGGCGTTGGGGCAGGCTGTGCGGCAGTCTCTCGATGGCGCGGAGGGGGCTGCGCCGACTGAGCGGCTGATCTTGATGAGCAATGCGTATCTGGGATTCGCGGCAGAGAATACGCGGCTGTGGCGCGCGTTGTTCGATGTGCAGGCGGAGGAGGAGGCGGTCCCTGACTGGTACCGCGCTGCGCTGGAGAATCTGTTTTCAAATATTGCAGCGCCGGTTGCGGAGATTTTTCCCGACAAAACTCCCCAGGATCTGGCCCTGATGGTGCGGGCGCTGTTCTCGGCAGTGCATGGAATCGTTTTGCTGGGTTTGGAAAACCGGATCTCAGGTGTGCCGACCGACCAGATCGAGAAGATGATTTCTGAAGTATTATCGCGGCTCAAGTAA
- a CDS encoding PspA/IM30 family protein: MFATIKTLIRGADARAEERLSDTYAIELIDQKIRSSEADLTRAKQALAGLIQKSRMETRQLDAVSVRIADLIERAQAALADGREDLAQTAASAIAELENEEGTRRRTVDMLEQRSLQLRQSVEASHRRLMDLKQGAIAARATRKVQTAHSGMARNTGPSDTLGEAEALINRVMSAEDPFEQSEILKEIETGLSHGSVADDLADAGFGAPTRSTAADVLARLSAKR; encoded by the coding sequence ATGTTTGCAACGATAAAGACCTTGATCCGCGGTGCCGACGCCCGTGCAGAAGAGCGGTTGAGCGATACCTATGCGATTGAGCTGATTGATCAGAAGATCCGCAGCAGTGAGGCCGATCTGACCCGTGCCAAACAGGCGCTGGCTGGGTTGATCCAGAAATCCCGTATGGAGACGCGGCAACTGGATGCGGTGTCTGTGCGGATCGCCGATTTGATTGAGCGGGCGCAGGCGGCTTTGGCTGATGGCCGTGAAGATCTGGCCCAGACTGCCGCGTCCGCCATTGCCGAGCTTGAGAATGAGGAGGGCACGCGCCGCCGGACGGTTGATATGCTGGAACAGCGTAGCCTGCAATTACGCCAGTCAGTAGAAGCCAGTCATCGTCGTCTGATGGATCTGAAGCAGGGTGCGATTGCGGCACGGGCCACTCGTAAGGTACAAACGGCACATAGCGGCATGGCGCGCAACACCGGCCCGAGCGACACGCTGGGGGAGGCAGAGGCGCTGATCAATCGGGTGATGTCTGCCGAAGATCCTTTTGAACAGAGCGAGATCCTGAAGGAGATCGAAACCGGTCTGAGCCATGGCTCGGTAGCCGATGATCTGGCGGACGCAGGGTTTGGCGCTCCGACACGTAGCACCGCCGCCGATGTTCTGGCGCGGCTCTCAGCGAAGCGCTGA
- a CDS encoding amidase family protein → MTQSDIWRLSATELSQRTIAGDLTAEAAVTASLVRMAAVNPDLNAVVEDLGSDALDRAQQLDKARAGGAPCGPLHGVPVTIKINVDQAGHATSNGVSALKDLIAPDDAPVVKNLQDAGAVVIGRTNTPEFSFRADTDNPLHGRTHNPWGRHISPGGSSGGAGAAVMAGIGALAHGNDIGGSLRFPAAANGAVTVKPGLGRVPAWNPSQSAERGILAQSMSVQGLITRSARDLHLSMPSLIAPDPRDPFHVPMPWRGDTPDGPTRVAFSKETYGYDLHPEVDAALEEARVALLDAGYQVEEVTLPDVFDAGRTGYRALMGEVYALMKGDVDAAGSKTVRDIFFVYFEEFPPFAGAELLQMMAKRTQYAREWSLFMQRYPLVLTPFLPQPFFKPDRDTEGAAGVHEVLGCAVYSYAMNFLGLPAASVPSRLAELPSGPQPINVQIAAPRWREDMAVDACIAIEDRLGRMCDPLWQRISNTSG, encoded by the coding sequence ATGACACAGAGCGACATCTGGCGATTGAGCGCAACAGAACTGAGCCAACGCACCATAGCAGGCGACCTCACGGCGGAGGCGGCGGTCACGGCCTCGCTCGTGCGCATGGCTGCTGTAAACCCTGATCTGAATGCGGTGGTGGAGGATCTGGGCAGCGACGCCCTTGATCGCGCACAACAGCTGGATAAAGCACGCGCTGGCGGCGCGCCCTGTGGCCCGCTGCATGGTGTCCCTGTCACGATCAAGATCAACGTCGATCAGGCGGGTCATGCGACCTCCAATGGGGTCAGCGCGCTGAAGGATCTGATTGCACCGGATGATGCCCCGGTGGTGAAGAATCTGCAGGATGCAGGTGCAGTGGTGATTGGGCGCACCAACACGCCTGAGTTCTCCTTTCGCGCCGATACAGATAACCCGCTACATGGCCGCACGCATAATCCCTGGGGACGGCATATCTCGCCGGGCGGCTCCTCCGGTGGAGCGGGCGCCGCCGTCATGGCCGGGATCGGCGCGCTGGCCCATGGCAATGATATTGGCGGCAGCTTGCGCTTCCCCGCCGCCGCCAATGGCGCGGTGACCGTGAAGCCGGGTCTGGGCCGGGTGCCAGCCTGGAATCCCAGCCAATCGGCAGAACGGGGCATTCTGGCGCAGAGCATGTCCGTCCAGGGGTTGATAACCCGCAGCGCCCGCGACCTGCACCTGTCGATGCCCAGCCTGATTGCGCCAGATCCACGCGACCCGTTCCATGTGCCCATGCCCTGGCGTGGCGACACACCGGACGGCCCGACCCGCGTCGCCTTCTCCAAGGAGACTTACGGCTATGATCTGCACCCCGAGGTCGACGCCGCATTGGAAGAGGCCCGTGTAGCCCTGTTGGATGCGGGATATCAGGTCGAAGAAGTCACCCTGCCTGATGTCTTCGACGCAGGCCGCACCGGCTATCGCGCCCTGATGGGGGAGGTCTATGCCCTCATGAAGGGGGATGTTGATGCCGCTGGTTCAAAGACCGTACGCGATATTTTTTTTGTGTATTTTGAGGAGTTCCCCCCTTTCGCCGGAGCGGAACTCTTGCAGATGATGGCCAAACGCACCCAATACGCGCGGGAGTGGTCACTGTTCATGCAGCGCTACCCGCTTGTCCTGACCCCTTTCCTGCCACAGCCCTTCTTCAAACCGGATCGTGACACGGAAGGTGCCGCGGGTGTGCATGAGGTGCTGGGTTGTGCAGTCTATTCCTATGCGATGAATTTTCTGGGCCTGCCCGCCGCCTCAGTGCCAAGCCGCCTTGCCGAGTTGCCATCCGGGCCACAGCCCATCAATGTGCAGATCGCAGCCCCCCGGTGGCGCGAGGATATGGCCGTGGACGCCTGTATCGCAATCGAGGATCGCCTTGGCCGCATGTGCGACCCGCTGTGGCAACGGATCTCGAATACGAGTGGGTGA
- the prpE gene encoding propionate-CoA ligase PrpE, protein MSYSEVYEGWKANPEQFWMEAAEAISWDRAPTKALTDKGDDLYEWFADAKVNTCYNAVDRHVEQGRGEQTAIIYDSPITHTKREISYVELRNRVATLAGALRAKGVEKGDRVIIYMPMIPEALEAMLACARLGAVHSVVFGGFAANELAVRIDDATPKAIIAASCGLEPGRTVHYKPLLDGAIELATHKPDFCVIFQREQEVAELVEGRDVNWHGFQYGVEPADCVPVEGNHPAYILYTSGTTGQPKGVIRHTAGQLVALNWTMKNIYNVDPGDVFWAASDVGWVVGHSYICYAPLIHGNTTIVFEGKPIGTPDAGTFWRVISEHKVKSFFTAPTAFRAVKREDPKGEYVKKYDLSGLKQVYLAGERADPDTITWAQEQLNVPVIDHWWQTETGWSIAANPLGIEELPTKLGSPAVPMPGYEVDILDEGGHPVAPGELGAIAVKLPLPPGTLPTLWNAEDRFRKSYLTTFPGYYETGDAGMKDEDGYLYIMARTDDVINVAGHRLSTGAMEEVLASHPDVAECAVIGVGDSLKGQMPLGFLCLNSGCETAHDEVVAQVVKLVREKIGPVAAFKLACVVDRLPKTRSGKILRGTMVNIADGTDWKMPATIDDPAILDEITTALQGLGYAK, encoded by the coding sequence ATGTCGTATTCAGAGGTCTATGAAGGCTGGAAAGCCAATCCGGAACAGTTCTGGATGGAGGCAGCTGAGGCGATCAGCTGGGACCGCGCCCCAACCAAGGCCCTGACCGACAAGGGCGATGACCTTTATGAATGGTTCGCCGATGCCAAGGTGAACACCTGCTACAACGCCGTCGACCGCCATGTTGAGCAGGGGCGTGGCGAGCAAACAGCGATCATCTACGACAGCCCGATCACCCATACGAAGCGCGAAATCTCCTATGTCGAGCTGCGCAACCGTGTCGCCACATTGGCCGGCGCCCTGCGCGCCAAAGGCGTAGAGAAAGGCGACCGCGTCATCATCTACATGCCGATGATCCCCGAGGCACTGGAGGCCATGCTGGCCTGTGCCCGTCTGGGGGCTGTGCATTCCGTGGTCTTTGGTGGATTTGCGGCCAACGAATTGGCCGTGCGCATCGACGACGCCACGCCGAAGGCGATCATCGCTGCCTCCTGCGGGCTGGAGCCGGGCCGCACAGTGCATTACAAACCCCTTCTGGACGGCGCGATTGAGTTGGCCACCCACAAACCGGACTTCTGCGTGATCTTCCAGCGCGAGCAGGAGGTGGCCGAGCTGGTCGAAGGCCGCGATGTGAACTGGCACGGGTTCCAATATGGCGTCGAACCCGCAGACTGCGTCCCGGTTGAGGGCAACCATCCGGCCTACATCCTTTATACTTCCGGCACCACCGGCCAGCCCAAGGGCGTGATCCGCCACACCGCCGGACAGCTGGTTGCGCTCAATTGGACGATGAAGAACATCTACAACGTCGATCCCGGCGATGTGTTCTGGGCGGCCTCAGATGTGGGTTGGGTCGTGGGCCATAGCTACATCTGCTATGCGCCACTCATCCATGGCAACACCACCATCGTGTTTGAGGGCAAACCCATCGGCACACCGGATGCGGGCACGTTCTGGCGGGTGATTTCCGAACATAAGGTCAAGAGCTTCTTCACCGCCCCCACCGCGTTCCGCGCGGTGAAGCGAGAGGACCCCAAGGGCGAATACGTCAAGAAATACGACCTCAGCGGCCTCAAGCAGGTCTATCTGGCCGGTGAGCGCGCCGACCCTGACACCATTACCTGGGCGCAAGAGCAGCTGAACGTTCCGGTAATTGACCACTGGTGGCAGACGGAGACCGGCTGGTCGATTGCCGCCAACCCGCTGGGGATTGAAGAGCTGCCAACCAAACTCGGCTCGCCCGCCGTGCCGATGCCGGGCTATGAGGTCGATATCCTTGACGAGGGCGGCCACCCTGTAGCGCCGGGCGAGCTGGGTGCCATTGCAGTTAAGCTGCCGCTACCGCCGGGCACGTTGCCGACGCTCTGGAATGCGGAAGACCGGTTCAGAAAAAGCTACCTCACCACCTTTCCCGGATATTATGAAACCGGTGATGCAGGCATGAAGGATGAGGATGGCTATCTCTACATCATGGCGCGCACCGATGATGTCATCAATGTCGCGGGCCACCGCCTGTCCACTGGCGCGATGGAGGAGGTTCTGGCAAGCCACCCGGATGTCGCGGAATGCGCGGTGATTGGCGTCGGCGACAGTCTGAAGGGGCAGATGCCCCTCGGCTTCCTCTGCCTCAATTCAGGCTGTGAGACCGCGCATGACGAGGTCGTCGCGCAGGTGGTCAAGCTGGTGCGCGAGAAAATCGGACCCGTTGCCGCCTTTAAGCTGGCCTGTGTGGTGGACCGGCTGCCGAAGACCCGCTCCGGCAAGATCCTTCGTGGCACCATGGTGAACATCGCCGATGGCACCGATTGGAAAATGCCCGCAACCATCGATGATCCCGCTATTCTGGATGAAATCACCACTGCATTGCAGGGGCTTGGCTACGCGAAGTAG